The Legionella jordanis genomic sequence GCAAATGCAGACTGAAAATACAGCTCTAACCCTGCGCGAAAAAGAATGTGCATATTGGCTAATTCGCGGTTACAGTGCTAAGTAAATTGCGTTAAAACTGGGATATCTTTTCGGACGGTCGAAGATCTTAATACTATAAAGACAAGTTTCAGGTTTACTCAAGGCAGGAATTGATTGAACTGTTAATTGATGGTATTAGCTTTGCTTCCTTGCAAAGCCGGCCGTCTATGTCTTACATCCTATCTAGGCTAACCCCTTCCATTGATTTTAAGTTTCCTGGAGAAGATTCTGAGGCTTTCACTTCAGGGGTTGAGGAGAAGAAAGCCATTGAGTTTGTTCCGGGAGATGCGGTACTCCTTGCTTTCACGAAAGCGGTGAGATCAACTGGGCGTTCCTGTTTGACCCGTTCCCCAGGATCTGCAGTAGCGGAGGCAGGAGGAGTGATGCTGCTTTCATTGATGGCCATGATTTTACAGTAATATTGACCCAGTAAATCTTCAACGACATATGCCAAAGCTTCATAGACTTTGCTGTGCATTTGGAAGAGGGTTATCTCGCTGCTTTCCTCTATGGGATCAGAATGCTCAAGAGCGTTTCTTAAGGCCACTAAGGTCACTAAGTCCTTTTTTAAATCAGCATCGATGCTCTCTAGCACACCAAGTGCTGACAGTTTGTTAATCATGTTTATTATCTGTGCTACTACATAAGAGGTACTGAGTAAAAGCTCAATGTCGGTTTGTAAAAATGGCTTGACCCTTCCTGTTTCAGATAAATGGTCTTCTCTTAAAACCTTGGATTCCACCATCAAGGCTTTCAGCAAATTCATGCGATTTTTTAAACGCTTGATTGTTTCTTCGGTTGTTTGTTTAGGAGTATTGGTGACGCCTGCCTCATTACCTTTTCTAAGCTCTTCAAACAAGTTGAAACCCACAGCTTTGATGTTGGGAAAAACTTTATCCATGGAATCTCTTACTTTGCTTTCTAAATCCTGCTTCTTTCTGCTGAGTTCAGCCTGTGCTTGAGTTCTTTTATCCTTGTAATTGTCCTCGGCCAAACTCAATAATCGTTTAGGTTCACGTAATTCTTTACCACTTAGATTTTTAAAATCAGAGCTTCTAATTTTAAAGAAAGGGATTCCACCCTTTAACATTTGTATAACCTCGGTGAAAAAGCCAACCCGTACAGGTTTAAGGCTGGATACCACCAATTTGATTTCCTCCACAGACAGCAAGGGTTGTTTAGGTACAAATAGGTTAGGCATAAAGGGAGGGACTACTTGATAATAACTTTTAACTGCCTCCCAGTATGCTCTAACCGGTTTTTCCCAGGTGGAATAGCCAGATTCAATATTGGGCCAGAGAGGGAAGTGTTTTTCTCGTTTGACAATGTCTCCCTGGATGTACTCCTTCAGAAGGCTGAATTCTTTTTGCAAAGCTGAGATTTGAGCTTCATCATTTTCAAGATGAGTTAAGACGTCGAAGGATTCGAGATCTTCAGCATGGCAAAGGCCATTGCGAATTGCGCCGGACAAGCGATCGGTGCTGATGAAATCCAGTCGTTTGAGATGACTGCCCCAACTGCGTATGGAGAACATTTCTCCTACCAGTTGCATGCTCCGTAAAAAAGCCAATCTCCCTTTCAAACTTTGACTGTAAGAAGAGGTATGCATCAGGACTTGCAATTGAGCCAACGGCGTGGATGGTGTTTTTCCTTCAATCAGGGACAGATTCATTTCCTCCCCTTTGTTGGGAAGCAAAGCCATTAAACGCAAATAATTGGCAGAATGTTTGCTATACCACATCAATGCATGCAGGTTGGGTAAATCGCTAATGGTTATTTGCTCAATTGGATGGCCATTAAGACGTTGACTGAGGACTTCAAAAAATTGTCTCAGGCTCTTTAAGTCTGTTTTGACGATGTCAAGCATAGCCATTTTAACCAAGCAAGTTTCATTTAAGACCGCATTAAAAAAGTTTTGTATAATCTCTCCCTGATCATTATTACGGTCATATATGTAACTTAGGGGTAACCCCCCCAATTCATTTTCTTTATCAACTTGATCATCGGCTATGAACAGCGAGCCGCAAAATTCCAGAAAATACCAGGAGTTTCCGGCCCAGGGTAAATGATCCAATAGCTTGCCACGTTCATCACGTGGGAACTGATGGATGGTTTCAAACATCATGCGCAAGGCTATTTTGGCGTCATCAAGAAAAATGTCATCGAGAGCGGTGGAAATGAATTTCAGAATATAGGTATCAGCAAAAGCCGTAGCCTGGTTTGGTTCATCGGCGAATTGGAAGGCCATAAATTCACCTGCGACTTTTAACCGATATGTTTTGGCATTGGGGTTATCTTTATTTAGCAAGGTTTGACTGATTGCAAAGGCAAAGGGTTTATCGTGGGAATCGTAATATTTATACACAAATTGCATTAATTCATTGATCCAGGCCACTTGCTCCTTAAAGCTTAATTTAGCTACGTTAGCATGCTTTGTGCGCATGAGTTCAAATTCATTTAAGTATTCTTCGCTGCAAATTAGACCTCGCAACCCCCCATCCACGAAAAAATCGGTGTTTAAATGTTCTTCTTTCAAAAGTTTTATCTGCTTAAGCACTTTACTGTTTGGAGCTAAAGCAAAGGCCATTGAAAAAGAGCTTACCGCTAAA encodes the following:
- a CDS encoding tetratricopeptide repeat protein; amino-acid sequence: MNPQALRLNKEGKKLLKSRQKQERSRQALNNFDEAIRLEPVFAEAWYNKGLAHLALKQYRLAVSSFSMAFALAPNSKVLKQIKLLKEEHLNTDFFVDGGLRGLICSEEYLNEFELMRTKHANVAKLSFKEQVAWINELMQFVYKYYDSHDKPFAFAISQTLLNKDNPNAKTYRLKVAGEFMAFQFADEPNQATAFADTYILKFISTALDDIFLDDAKIALRMMFETIHQFPRDERGKLLDHLPWAGNSWYFLEFCGSLFIADDQVDKENELGGLPLSYIYDRNNDQGEIIQNFFNAVLNETCLVKMAMLDIVKTDLKSLRQFFEVLSQRLNGHPIEQITISDLPNLHALMWYSKHSANYLRLMALLPNKGEEMNLSLIEGKTPSTPLAQLQVLMHTSSYSQSLKGRLAFLRSMQLVGEMFSIRSWGSHLKRLDFISTDRLSGAIRNGLCHAEDLESFDVLTHLENDEAQISALQKEFSLLKEYIQGDIVKREKHFPLWPNIESGYSTWEKPVRAYWEAVKSYYQVVPPFMPNLFVPKQPLLSVEEIKLVVSSLKPVRVGFFTEVIQMLKGGIPFFKIRSSDFKNLSGKELREPKRLLSLAEDNYKDKRTQAQAELSRKKQDLESKVRDSMDKVFPNIKAVGFNLFEELRKGNEAGVTNTPKQTTEETIKRLKNRMNLLKALMVESKVLREDHLSETGRVKPFLQTDIELLLSTSYVVAQIINMINKLSALGVLESIDADLKKDLVTLVALRNALEHSDPIEESSEITLFQMHSKVYEALAYVVEDLLGQYYCKIMAINESSITPPASATADPGERVKQERPVDLTAFVKARSTASPGTNSMAFFSSTPEVKASESSPGNLKSMEGVSLDRM